In Thermothelomyces thermophilus ATCC 42464 chromosome 2, complete sequence, a single window of DNA contains:
- a CDS encoding glycoside hydrolase family 61 protein (CAZy_ID 267783) — protein MYRTLGSIALLAGGAAAHGAVTSYNIAGKDYPGYSGFAPTGQDVIQWQWPDYNPVLSASDPKLRCNGGTGAALYAEAAPGDTITATWAQWTHSQGPILVWMYKCPGDFSSCDGSGAGWFKIDEAGFHGDGTTVFLDTETPSGWDIAKLVGGNKSWSSKIPDGLAPGNYLVRHELIALHQANNPQFYPECAQIKVTGSGTAEPAASYKAAIPGYCQQSDPNISFNINDHSLPQEYKIPGPPVFKGTASAKARAFQA, from the exons ATGTACCGCACGCTCGGTTCCATTGCCCTGCTCGCGGGGGGCGCTGCCGCCCACGGCGCCGTGACCAGCTACAACATTGCGGGCAAGGACTACCCTGG ATACTCGGGCTTCGCCCCTACCGGCCAGGATGTCATCCAGTGGCAATGGCCCGACTATAACCCCGTGCTGTCCGCCAGCGACCCCAAGCTCCGCTGCAACGGCGGCACCGGGGCGGCGCTGTATGCCGAGGCGGCCCCCGGCGACACCATCACGGCCACCTGGGCCCAGTGGACGCACTCCCAGGGCCCGATCCTGGTGTGGATGTACAAGTGCCCCGGCGACTTCAGCTCCTGCGACGGCTCCGGCGCGGGTTGGTTCAAGATCGACGAGGCCGGCTTCCACGGCGACGGCACGACCGTCTTCCTCGACACCGAGACCCCCTCGGGCTGGGACATTGCCAAGCTGGTCGGCGGCAACAAGTCGTGGAGCAGCAAGATCCCTGACGGCCTCGCCCCGGGCAATTACCTGGTCCGCCACGAGCTCATCGCCCTGCACCAGGCCAACAACCCGCAATTCTACCCCGAGTGCGCCCAGATCAAGGTCACCGGCTCTGGCACCGCCGAGCCCGCCGCCTCCTACAAGGCCGCCATCCCCGGCTACTGCCAGCAGAGCGACCCCAACATTTCG TTCAACATCAACGACCACTCCCTCCCGCAGGAGTACAAGATCCCCGGTCCCCCGGTCTTCAAGGGCACCGCCTCCGCCAAGGCTCGCGCTTTCCAGGCCTAA